A region of Labeo rohita strain BAU-BD-2019 chromosome 2, IGBB_LRoh.1.0, whole genome shotgun sequence DNA encodes the following proteins:
- the kif2c gene encoding kinesin-like protein KIF2C isoform X1, producing the protein MDPALSKLLIGLAVNISRSDGRIHSATVKTVNVTKSTVNVEWAEKGITKGKEVDMDELKQLNSDLMQHLQPCRQEEPESTPAPIAAPVSKTSKNVRASELPLRSSRIPTTTEPAPLDCSSEESASRRMTTRQTCLFRQPAPPPVVSAMAAEEVLSQHLPSSTIPKPSGYQRRLVSKPASPLLPTAEAICESEASKCAPMGPPSHRMSQVSEINKMANKRLSLAKNPEAQKRGKFGDTSRPNKQFYQMIEEYRETLEKVPMSLSDPVKPHRICVCVRKRPLNKKELAKKEIDVVTIPGNGALLLHEPKQKVDLTKYLENQTFHFDYSFDEDATNDLVYRFTAKPLVKTIFEGGMATCFAYGQTGSGKTHTMGGDFSGKSQNSSKGIYALAAQDVFTLLRQKRYADMDLCPYVTFFEIYNGKVFDLLNKKAKLRVLEDEKQQVNVVGLQEVPVSSVDDVIKMIERGSACRTSGQTFANASSSRSHAVLQVILRRRNFLHGKFSLVDLAGNERGTDVSNNDRHTIVETAEINRSLLALKECIRSLGQNSEHIPFRMSKLTQVLRDSFIGENSRTCMIAMISPGMSSCEYTLNTLRYANRVKELNGMSKGASVENGTKLDLSEDGDSSEEESVLPAFEAISQVSEMEEKFYEELKGCMEVAGSMEHPSFDIVANLPEIDAVMRKLQESYQALRSAIEAEQRVRMSPN; encoded by the exons ATGGATCCTGCCTTGTCGAAACTTCTTATCGGGCTCGCTGTCAATATAAGTCGTAGTGATG GAAGAATACACAGCGCCACTGTGAAAACTGTCAATGTCACTAAATCCACAGTGAATGTGGAATGGGCTGAGAAAGGCATAACAAAAGGAAAAGAG GTTGACATGGATGAACTTAAACAGCTCAATTCTGATCTTATGCAACACCTTCAACCATGCCGTCAAGAGGAGCCTGAGTCCACTCCTGCGCCTATTGCTGCACCTGTGTCAAAAACGTCAAAA AATGTCAGAGCATCAGAGCTTCCTTTAAGGTCATCAAGAATACCTACTACTACAGAAC CTGCTCCTCTGGATTGTTCATCTGAAGAGTCAG CTTCTAGACGGATGACCACACGTCAGACGTGCTTGTTCCGACAGCCTGCCCCTCCACCTGTGGTCTCTGCAATGGCTGCAGAGGAAGTTCTCTCTCAGCATCTTCCCTCATCTACAATCCCTAAACCTTCAG GCTACCAGAGGAGACTTGTTTCGAAGCCAGCATCTCCTCTGCTACCGACCGCTGAGGCTATATGTGAGAGTGAGGCATCCAAATGTGCCCCCATGGGTCCACCAA GCCATCGCATGTCGCAGGTCTCAGAAATAAACAAGATGGCAAACAAACGGTTGTCGCTAGCAAAAAATCCTGAAGCACAGAAGAGAGGAAAG TTTGGCGATACAAGTCGACCTAATAAGCAGTTTTACCAGATGATTGAGGAATATAGAGAGACCCTGGAGAAAGTACCCATGTCCTTGTCTGATCCT GTCAAACCTCACCGAATATGTGTCTGCGTTCGTAAACGTCcgctgaataaaaaag agttggCAAAGAAAGAGATTGATGTGGTCACAATCCCTGGTAATGGAGCCCTGCTGTTGCATGAGCCCAAGCAGAAAGTGGATCTGACCAAGTACCTGGAGAATCAGACCTTCCATTTTGATTACTCGTTCGATGAAGACGCCACTAATGACTTGGTTTACAG GTTCACTGCTAAACCTCTGGTTAAGACCATTTTCGAAGGTGGTATGGCGACGTGCTTTGCATATGGCCAAACAGGCAGTGGAAAGACCCAC ACTATGGGTGGAGACTTTTCTGGaaaaagccaaaacagctctaaaggGATTTACGCCTTGGCAG CACAGGATGTATTTACCCTCTTAAGGCAAAAGCGATATGCCGACATGGACCTTTGCCCATATGTCACCTTCTTTGAGATCTACAACGGAAAG GTGTTCGACTTGCTGAATAAGAAAGCAAAGCTGCGTGTTTTGGAGGATGAGAAGCAGCAGGTCAATGTTGTTGGCCTGCAGGAAGTGCCCGTGTCATCTGTTGATGATGTCATCAAGATGATTGAAAGAGGAAGTGCATGCag AACATCTGGCCAAACGTTTGCTAATGCCAGCTCATCGCGTTCTCATGCGGTTTTGCAAGTGATTCTAAGGCGGCGGAATTTCCTCCATGGGAAGTTCTCTCTGGTGGACCTTGCTGGAAATGAGCGTGGCACTGATGTCAGCAACAACGATCGGCACACCATAGTCGAGACTGCGGAGATCAACCGCAGCCTGCTGGCTTTGAAG GAATGTATCCGGTCTCTGGGTCAGAACAGCGAGCACATCCCGTTCAGGATGAGCAAACTGACCCAGGTGCTTCGGGACTCCTTCATTGGAGAAAACTCTAGGACCTGTATG ATCGCAATGATCTCGCCGGGTATGAGCTCTTGTGAATACACTCTGAATACACTACGTTATGCAAACAG GGTAAAAGAACTGAATGGTATGTCAAAGGGAGCTTCAGTGGAGAATGGTACAAAACTAGATCTTTCTGAGGATGGAGACTCCTCAGAGGAG GAGTCTGTTCTCCCAGCGTTTGAGGCTATATCCCAAGTGTCTGAGATGGAGGAGAAATTTTATGAAGAACTGAAG GGGTGCATGGAGGTTGCTGGATCTATGGAACATCCCTCATTTGATATTGTGGCAAATTTACCAGAGATTGACGCAGTCATGAGGAAACTGCAAG AGTCTTACCAGGCTTTGAGATCAGCTATTGAAGCAGAACAGAGGGTCAGGATGTCACCAAACTAA
- the kif2c gene encoding kinesin-like protein KIF2C isoform X2 translates to MDPALSKLLIGLAVNISRSDGRIHSATVKTVNVTKSTVNVEWAEKGITKGKEVDMDELKQLNSDLMQHLQPCRQEEPESTPAPIAAPVSKTSKNVRASELPLRSSRIPTTTEPSRRMTTRQTCLFRQPAPPPVVSAMAAEEVLSQHLPSSTIPKPSGYQRRLVSKPASPLLPTAEAICESEASKCAPMGPPSHRMSQVSEINKMANKRLSLAKNPEAQKRGKFGDTSRPNKQFYQMIEEYRETLEKVPMSLSDPVKPHRICVCVRKRPLNKKELAKKEIDVVTIPGNGALLLHEPKQKVDLTKYLENQTFHFDYSFDEDATNDLVYRFTAKPLVKTIFEGGMATCFAYGQTGSGKTHTMGGDFSGKSQNSSKGIYALAAQDVFTLLRQKRYADMDLCPYVTFFEIYNGKVFDLLNKKAKLRVLEDEKQQVNVVGLQEVPVSSVDDVIKMIERGSACRTSGQTFANASSSRSHAVLQVILRRRNFLHGKFSLVDLAGNERGTDVSNNDRHTIVETAEINRSLLALKECIRSLGQNSEHIPFRMSKLTQVLRDSFIGENSRTCMIAMISPGMSSCEYTLNTLRYANRVKELNGMSKGASVENGTKLDLSEDGDSSEEESVLPAFEAISQVSEMEEKFYEELKGCMEVAGSMEHPSFDIVANLPEIDAVMRKLQESYQALRSAIEAEQRVRMSPN, encoded by the exons ATGGATCCTGCCTTGTCGAAACTTCTTATCGGGCTCGCTGTCAATATAAGTCGTAGTGATG GAAGAATACACAGCGCCACTGTGAAAACTGTCAATGTCACTAAATCCACAGTGAATGTGGAATGGGCTGAGAAAGGCATAACAAAAGGAAAAGAG GTTGACATGGATGAACTTAAACAGCTCAATTCTGATCTTATGCAACACCTTCAACCATGCCGTCAAGAGGAGCCTGAGTCCACTCCTGCGCCTATTGCTGCACCTGTGTCAAAAACGTCAAAA AATGTCAGAGCATCAGAGCTTCCTTTAAGGTCATCAAGAATACCTACTACTACAGAAC CTTCTAGACGGATGACCACACGTCAGACGTGCTTGTTCCGACAGCCTGCCCCTCCACCTGTGGTCTCTGCAATGGCTGCAGAGGAAGTTCTCTCTCAGCATCTTCCCTCATCTACAATCCCTAAACCTTCAG GCTACCAGAGGAGACTTGTTTCGAAGCCAGCATCTCCTCTGCTACCGACCGCTGAGGCTATATGTGAGAGTGAGGCATCCAAATGTGCCCCCATGGGTCCACCAA GCCATCGCATGTCGCAGGTCTCAGAAATAAACAAGATGGCAAACAAACGGTTGTCGCTAGCAAAAAATCCTGAAGCACAGAAGAGAGGAAAG TTTGGCGATACAAGTCGACCTAATAAGCAGTTTTACCAGATGATTGAGGAATATAGAGAGACCCTGGAGAAAGTACCCATGTCCTTGTCTGATCCT GTCAAACCTCACCGAATATGTGTCTGCGTTCGTAAACGTCcgctgaataaaaaag agttggCAAAGAAAGAGATTGATGTGGTCACAATCCCTGGTAATGGAGCCCTGCTGTTGCATGAGCCCAAGCAGAAAGTGGATCTGACCAAGTACCTGGAGAATCAGACCTTCCATTTTGATTACTCGTTCGATGAAGACGCCACTAATGACTTGGTTTACAG GTTCACTGCTAAACCTCTGGTTAAGACCATTTTCGAAGGTGGTATGGCGACGTGCTTTGCATATGGCCAAACAGGCAGTGGAAAGACCCAC ACTATGGGTGGAGACTTTTCTGGaaaaagccaaaacagctctaaaggGATTTACGCCTTGGCAG CACAGGATGTATTTACCCTCTTAAGGCAAAAGCGATATGCCGACATGGACCTTTGCCCATATGTCACCTTCTTTGAGATCTACAACGGAAAG GTGTTCGACTTGCTGAATAAGAAAGCAAAGCTGCGTGTTTTGGAGGATGAGAAGCAGCAGGTCAATGTTGTTGGCCTGCAGGAAGTGCCCGTGTCATCTGTTGATGATGTCATCAAGATGATTGAAAGAGGAAGTGCATGCag AACATCTGGCCAAACGTTTGCTAATGCCAGCTCATCGCGTTCTCATGCGGTTTTGCAAGTGATTCTAAGGCGGCGGAATTTCCTCCATGGGAAGTTCTCTCTGGTGGACCTTGCTGGAAATGAGCGTGGCACTGATGTCAGCAACAACGATCGGCACACCATAGTCGAGACTGCGGAGATCAACCGCAGCCTGCTGGCTTTGAAG GAATGTATCCGGTCTCTGGGTCAGAACAGCGAGCACATCCCGTTCAGGATGAGCAAACTGACCCAGGTGCTTCGGGACTCCTTCATTGGAGAAAACTCTAGGACCTGTATG ATCGCAATGATCTCGCCGGGTATGAGCTCTTGTGAATACACTCTGAATACACTACGTTATGCAAACAG GGTAAAAGAACTGAATGGTATGTCAAAGGGAGCTTCAGTGGAGAATGGTACAAAACTAGATCTTTCTGAGGATGGAGACTCCTCAGAGGAG GAGTCTGTTCTCCCAGCGTTTGAGGCTATATCCCAAGTGTCTGAGATGGAGGAGAAATTTTATGAAGAACTGAAG GGGTGCATGGAGGTTGCTGGATCTATGGAACATCCCTCATTTGATATTGTGGCAAATTTACCAGAGATTGACGCAGTCATGAGGAAACTGCAAG AGTCTTACCAGGCTTTGAGATCAGCTATTGAAGCAGAACAGAGGGTCAGGATGTCACCAAACTAA